In Streptomyces sp. NBC_00704, a genomic segment contains:
- a CDS encoding P-II family nitrogen regulator — translation MKLITAVVKPHRLDEIKEALQAFGVHGLTVTEASGYGRQRGHTEVYRGAEYTVDLVPKIRIEVLAEDEDAEQLIDVVVKAARTGKIGDGKVWSLPVETAVRVRTGERGPDAL, via the coding sequence ATGAAGCTCATCACGGCCGTCGTCAAGCCCCACCGGCTCGACGAGATCAAGGAAGCCCTCCAGGCGTTCGGCGTGCACGGCCTGACGGTCACCGAGGCCAGCGGCTACGGTCGTCAGCGGGGACACACCGAGGTCTACCGGGGCGCGGAGTACACCGTCGACCTGGTGCCCAAGATCCGCATCGAGGTGCTGGCCGAGGACGAGGACGCCGAACAGCTGATCGACGTCGTCGTCAAGGCGGCCCGCACCGGCAAGATCGGTGACGGCAAGGTCTGGTCCCTCCCGGTCGAGACGGCCGTACGGGTCCGCACCGGCGAGCGCGGCCCGGACGCGCTCTGA
- a CDS encoding [protein-PII] uridylyltransferase translates to MTSTNVRKDAEDSGPSGYAAARLRLLTEGARSGPPRRAALAELTDEWLAGLFAAGSEDLKGVSLVAVGGYGRGELSPRSDLDLLLLHDGGDTKAVAALADRLWYPVWDLGLALDHSVRTPAEARRTAGEDLKVQLGLLDARHLAGDLGLTAGLRTSVLADWRNQAPRRLPELQELCAERAERQGELQYLLEPDLKEARGGLRDATALRAVAASWLADAPREGLDDARRRLLDVRDALHLATGRATDRLALQEQDQVAAELGLLDADALLRQVYEAARVISYASDVTWREVGRVLRSRAVRPRLRRLVGGGKPAPERSPLAEGVVEQDGEVVLARAARPERDPVLPLRAAAAAAQAGLPLSLHAVRRLAATVRPLPTPWPAEAREQLVTLLGSGPPTVDVWEALEADGLITRLLPDWERVRCRPQRNAVHIWTVDRHLIETAVRASEFTRRVGRPDLLLVAALLHDIGKGWPGDHSVAGEIIAKDVAARIGFDRADAAVLSCLVRHHLLLVETATRRDLEDPATVRSVADAVGSQSTLELLHALTEADALATGPAAWSSWRGSLVTDLVKRVAAVLAGDEPDEPDAAAPTAEQERLAIEAIATGGPVLSLHAQTEPPAEDGPAGDPEPLGVELLIAVPDQAGVLPAVAGVLAVHRLTVRTAELRALDLPTGVDGSVLLLNWRVAAEYGSLPQATRLRADLVRALDGSLDIAGRLAERDAAYPRRRGVVPPPSRVTVASAASRHATVIEVRAQDAPGLLFRIGQALEDEGLHVRSMHVSTLGANAVDAFYVTGADGAPLPADEAASVTRKLEEALRA, encoded by the coding sequence GTGACGAGTACGAACGTGCGCAAGGATGCAGAGGACTCGGGACCCAGCGGCTACGCGGCGGCCCGGCTGCGCCTCCTCACCGAGGGGGCGCGGTCCGGGCCGCCGCGCCGTGCGGCCCTCGCCGAACTGACCGACGAATGGCTGGCCGGCCTGTTCGCCGCCGGCTCCGAGGACCTGAAGGGCGTGTCCCTGGTCGCCGTCGGCGGCTACGGGCGCGGCGAGCTGTCCCCGCGCAGCGACCTCGACCTCCTCCTGCTGCACGACGGCGGCGACACCAAGGCGGTCGCGGCCCTGGCCGACCGGCTCTGGTACCCCGTCTGGGACCTGGGCCTCGCCCTCGACCACTCCGTCCGCACCCCGGCCGAGGCCCGCAGGACCGCCGGGGAGGACCTCAAGGTCCAGCTCGGCCTGCTGGACGCCCGCCACCTCGCCGGCGACCTCGGCCTCACCGCCGGGCTGCGGACCTCGGTCCTCGCCGACTGGCGCAACCAGGCGCCCAGGCGTCTGCCCGAACTCCAGGAACTGTGCGCCGAGCGCGCCGAGCGCCAGGGCGAACTCCAGTACCTGCTGGAACCCGACCTCAAGGAGGCGCGCGGCGGGCTGCGGGACGCCACCGCGCTGCGCGCCGTCGCCGCCTCCTGGCTGGCGGACGCGCCCCGCGAGGGCCTCGACGACGCCCGCCGCCGCCTCCTCGACGTACGCGACGCCCTCCACCTCGCCACCGGCCGCGCCACCGACCGGCTCGCCCTCCAGGAACAGGACCAGGTCGCCGCCGAGCTGGGCCTGCTGGACGCCGACGCCCTGCTGCGGCAGGTGTACGAGGCGGCACGCGTCATCTCGTACGCCAGCGACGTCACCTGGCGCGAGGTGGGGCGCGTCCTGCGCTCGCGCGCCGTACGGCCGCGGCTGCGCAGACTGGTGGGCGGCGGCAAGCCCGCGCCCGAGCGGTCGCCGCTGGCCGAGGGCGTCGTGGAGCAGGACGGCGAAGTGGTGCTCGCCCGCGCCGCACGCCCCGAACGCGACCCCGTGCTCCCGCTGCGCGCCGCGGCCGCCGCCGCCCAGGCCGGCCTCCCGCTCTCCCTGCACGCCGTCCGCCGCCTCGCCGCGACCGTGCGCCCGCTGCCCACACCCTGGCCCGCCGAGGCCCGTGAGCAGCTCGTCACCCTGCTCGGCTCCGGCCCGCCCACCGTCGACGTCTGGGAGGCGCTGGAGGCCGACGGCCTGATCACCCGGCTGCTGCCCGACTGGGAGCGGGTGCGCTGCCGCCCGCAGCGCAACGCCGTGCACATCTGGACCGTCGACCGGCACCTCATCGAGACGGCCGTGCGCGCCTCCGAGTTCACCCGCCGCGTCGGCCGCCCCGACCTCCTCCTGGTCGCCGCGCTGCTGCACGACATCGGCAAGGGCTGGCCCGGCGACCACTCCGTGGCGGGCGAGATCATCGCCAAGGACGTCGCCGCCCGCATCGGCTTCGACCGCGCCGACGCGGCCGTGCTGTCCTGCCTCGTCCGGCACCACCTGCTGCTCGTCGAGACGGCCACCCGGCGCGACCTGGAGGACCCGGCCACGGTCCGCTCGGTCGCCGACGCCGTCGGCTCGCAGAGCACCCTGGAGCTGCTGCACGCGCTCACCGAGGCCGACGCGCTCGCCACCGGGCCCGCCGCCTGGTCCTCCTGGCGCGGTTCGCTCGTGACGGACCTGGTCAAGCGGGTCGCGGCGGTCCTCGCCGGGGACGAGCCCGACGAGCCCGACGCCGCCGCGCCCACCGCCGAGCAGGAGCGGCTCGCCATCGAGGCGATCGCCACCGGCGGCCCGGTGCTGTCCCTGCACGCCCAGACCGAGCCGCCCGCCGAGGACGGGCCGGCCGGCGACCCCGAACCGCTCGGCGTGGAACTGCTCATCGCGGTGCCCGACCAGGCCGGCGTGCTGCCCGCGGTGGCCGGCGTGCTCGCCGTGCACCGGCTCACCGTGCGCACCGCCGAACTGCGCGCCCTGGACCTGCCCACCGGGGTCGACGGCTCCGTCCTGCTGCTGAACTGGCGCGTCGCCGCCGAGTACGGCTCGCTTCCCCAGGCCACCCGGCTCCGCGCCGACCTCGTCCGTGCCCTCGACGGCTCGCTGGACATCGCCGGCCGGCTCGCCGAACGCGACGCCGCCTACCCCCGCCGCCGCGGCGTGGTGCCGCCGCCCTCGCGCGTGACCGTCGCCTCCGCCGCCTCCCGGCACGCCACCGTCATCGAGGTGCGCGCCCAGGACGCGCCGGGCCTGCTGTTCCGCATCGGACAGGCCCTGGAGGACGAGGGCCTGCACGTGCGCAGCATGCACGTCTCCACCCTCGGCGCCAACGCCGTCGACGCCTTCTACGTCACCGGCGCCGACGGCGCGCCCCTGCCCGCCGACGAGGCGGCCTCCGTCACCCGCAAGCTGGAGGAGGCGCTGCGGGCGTGA
- the ffh gene encoding signal recognition particle protein: MFDTLSDRLSATFKNLRGKGRLSEADIDATAREIRIALLEADVALPVVRTFIKNVKERALGAEVSKALNPAQQVLKIVNDELVTILGGETRRLRFAKQPPTVIMLAGLQGAGKTTLAGKLGRWLKEQGHSPLLVACDLQRPNAVNQLSVVAERAGVAVYAPQPGNGVGDPVQVAKDSIEFAKSKVHDIVIVDTAGRLGIDAELMRQAADIRDAVSPDEILFVVDAMIGQDAVNTAEAFRDGVGFDGVVLSKLDGDARGGAALSIASVTGKPIMFASNGEKLDEFDAFHPDRMASRILDMGDLLTLIEQAEKTFSQEEAEKMASKLASKKGQDFTLDDFLAQMEQVRKMGSISKLLGMLPGMGQIKDQIANLDERDVDRTAAIIKSMTPGERQDPTIINGSRRARIAKGSGVEVSAVKGLVERFFEARKMMSRMAQGGGMPGMPGMPGMGGGAGRTKKQPKQAKGKQRSGNPMKRKQQELEAARRREAQAQGGNALGLPQQGAQDFELPDEFKKFMG; encoded by the coding sequence GTGTTCGATACTCTCTCCGATCGCCTCTCAGCGACCTTCAAGAACTTGCGCGGCAAGGGGCGCCTGAGCGAAGCGGACATCGACGCCACGGCGCGCGAGATCCGCATCGCGCTCCTCGAGGCCGACGTCGCCCTGCCGGTCGTCCGCACCTTCATCAAGAACGTCAAGGAGCGGGCCCTCGGCGCCGAGGTCTCCAAGGCGCTGAACCCCGCCCAGCAGGTCCTGAAGATCGTCAACGACGAACTCGTCACGATCCTCGGCGGCGAGACGCGCCGGCTGCGCTTCGCCAAGCAGCCGCCCACGGTGATCATGCTGGCCGGCCTCCAGGGCGCCGGCAAGACCACCCTCGCGGGCAAGCTCGGCCGCTGGCTGAAGGAGCAGGGCCACTCGCCGCTGCTCGTCGCCTGCGACCTCCAGCGCCCCAACGCCGTCAACCAGCTCAGCGTCGTCGCCGAGCGCGCCGGCGTCGCGGTCTACGCCCCGCAGCCGGGCAACGGCGTGGGCGACCCGGTCCAGGTCGCGAAGGACTCCATCGAGTTCGCGAAGTCCAAGGTCCACGACATCGTGATCGTGGACACCGCCGGCCGCCTCGGCATCGACGCCGAGCTGATGCGCCAGGCCGCCGACATCCGCGACGCCGTCTCGCCCGACGAGATCCTCTTCGTCGTCGACGCGATGATCGGCCAGGACGCGGTCAACACCGCCGAGGCCTTCCGCGACGGCGTCGGCTTCGACGGCGTCGTGCTGTCGAAGCTCGACGGCGACGCCCGCGGCGGCGCGGCCCTGTCGATCGCCTCGGTGACCGGCAAGCCGATCATGTTCGCCTCCAACGGCGAGAAGCTCGACGAGTTCGACGCGTTCCACCCCGACCGGATGGCCTCCCGCATCCTCGACATGGGCGACCTGCTCACCCTGATCGAGCAGGCGGAGAAGACGTTCAGTCAGGAAGAGGCCGAGAAAATGGCCTCCAAGCTGGCGTCCAAGAAGGGCCAGGACTTCACCCTGGACGACTTCCTGGCCCAGATGGAACAGGTCAGGAAGATGGGCAGCATCTCCAAGCTGCTCGGCATGCTGCCCGGCATGGGCCAGATCAAGGACCAGATCGCCAACCTCGACGAGCGCGACGTCGACCGCACGGCCGCCATCATCAAGTCGATGACCCCGGGCGAGCGCCAGGACCCGACGATCATCAACGGCTCGCGCCGCGCCCGTATCGCCAAGGGCTCCGGCGTCGAGGTCAGCGCCGTGAAGGGGCTGGTCGAGCGGTTCTTCGAGGCCCGCAAGATGATGTCCCGCATGGCCCAGGGCGGCGGCATGCCCGGAATGCCGGGGATGCCGGGCATGGGCGGCGGCGCCGGCCGGACCAAGAAGCAGCCCAAGCAGGCCAAGGGCAAGCAGCGCTCCGGCAACCCGATGAAGCGCAAGCAGCAGGAGCTGGAGGCGGCCCGGCGGCGCGAGGCCCAGGCCCAGGGCGGCAACGCGCTCGGTCTGCCCCAGCAGGGCGCGCAGGACTTCGAGCTGCCGGACGAGTTCAAGAAGTTCATGGGCTGA
- the ftsH gene encoding ATP-dependent zinc metalloprotease FtsH, which produces MSNAAPARKAPDKPWRTEGTPDDRQRSPDGRRPRGRWWGLAITAVIVFLLAYIGLNYLGGGDEPTISYTEFSRQVDSGNVEKIYSKGDAIQGRLKKARDDPDGGGQYTTFKTQRPAFADDDLWRSLDRQDVTVTARPVVQQRSLLSNVLLSLAPIVLLAALWIFFARRLGGGLGGAGGMLGRKTPPKPVELRPDGRRTTFADVAGIDEVKGELDDVVDFLEHPERYRRMGAKMPRGVLLAGSPGTGKTLLARAVAGEAGVPFFSASASEFIEMIVGVGASRVRELFAEARKVAPSIIFIDEIDTIGRARSGGASVSGHDEREQTLNQILTEMDGFTGSEGVVVIAATNRADILDPALTRPGRFDRVVSVSPPDRAGREAILAIHTRDIPLAPDVDLTRVARTTPGMTGADLANLANEAALLAVKRKQEQVTQSDLSEALEKVQLGAERTLVMPEEDRRRTAFHESGHALLGMLQPGADPVRKVTIVPRGRSLGVTMSTPEVERYAHSEEYLRGRIIGALGGMAAEQVVYDVVTTGAENDLEQVTNIARGMVARWGMSERVGRLSALPGDAQQAYGLAAAPATLDAIDSEMRRLVDECYEEACRKLRDHRGQLDALAQALLEHETLEEADAYRIVGISRLTKTDAQF; this is translated from the coding sequence ATGAGCAATGCCGCTCCGGCGCGCAAGGCCCCCGACAAGCCGTGGCGAACCGAGGGCACCCCGGACGACCGGCAGCGATCCCCGGACGGCAGGAGACCGCGGGGCCGCTGGTGGGGGCTGGCCATAACCGCGGTGATCGTCTTCCTGCTGGCCTACATCGGGCTGAACTACCTCGGCGGGGGAGACGAACCGACGATCTCCTACACGGAGTTCAGCAGACAGGTCGACTCGGGCAACGTCGAGAAGATCTACTCCAAGGGCGACGCCATCCAGGGTCGCCTGAAGAAGGCGCGCGACGACCCCGACGGCGGCGGCCAGTACACCACCTTCAAGACCCAGCGCCCGGCCTTCGCCGACGACGACCTCTGGCGGAGCCTGGACCGCCAGGACGTCACCGTGACCGCGCGCCCGGTCGTGCAGCAGCGCAGCCTGCTGTCCAACGTCCTGCTCTCGCTGGCGCCGATCGTGCTGCTGGCGGCCCTGTGGATCTTCTTCGCCCGGCGACTCGGCGGCGGCCTCGGCGGCGCGGGCGGCATGCTCGGGCGCAAGACCCCGCCCAAGCCGGTGGAACTGCGGCCCGACGGCCGGCGCACCACCTTCGCCGACGTCGCCGGGATCGACGAGGTCAAGGGCGAGCTGGACGACGTCGTCGACTTCCTCGAACACCCCGAGCGGTACCGCCGGATGGGCGCGAAGATGCCCCGCGGCGTGCTGCTGGCCGGCTCGCCCGGCACCGGCAAGACCCTGCTGGCACGGGCGGTGGCGGGTGAGGCCGGCGTGCCGTTCTTCTCCGCCTCGGCGTCGGAGTTCATCGAGATGATCGTCGGCGTCGGCGCGTCCCGGGTCCGTGAACTGTTCGCCGAGGCCCGCAAGGTGGCGCCGTCGATCATCTTCATCGACGAGATCGACACCATCGGGCGGGCCCGCAGCGGCGGCGCCTCGGTGAGCGGCCACGACGAGCGCGAGCAGACCCTGAACCAGATCCTCACCGAGATGGACGGCTTCACCGGCTCCGAGGGCGTCGTCGTCATCGCGGCGACCAACCGCGCCGACATCCTCGACCCGGCACTGACCCGGCCCGGCCGCTTCGACCGGGTGGTCAGCGTCTCCCCGCCGGACCGCGCCGGACGCGAGGCCATCCTCGCCATCCACACCCGCGACATCCCGCTCGCGCCCGACGTGGACCTGACCCGGGTGGCCCGGACCACCCCCGGCATGACGGGAGCGGATCTGGCCAATCTCGCCAACGAGGCCGCGCTCCTCGCCGTCAAGCGCAAACAGGAGCAGGTGACGCAGTCCGACCTGTCCGAGGCGCTGGAGAAGGTGCAGCTCGGCGCGGAGCGCACCCTGGTCATGCCCGAGGAGGACCGCCGGCGCACCGCCTTCCACGAGAGCGGCCACGCCCTCCTCGGCATGCTGCAACCCGGCGCCGACCCGGTCCGCAAGGTCACCATCGTGCCGCGCGGCCGATCCCTCGGGGTCACCATGTCGACCCCCGAGGTCGAGCGGTACGCGCACTCCGAGGAGTACCTGCGCGGCCGGATCATCGGCGCCCTCGGCGGCATGGCGGCCGAGCAGGTCGTGTACGACGTCGTCACCACCGGCGCCGAGAACGACCTGGAACAGGTCACCAACATCGCGCGCGGGATGGTGGCGCGCTGGGGCATGAGCGAACGGGTCGGCCGCCTGTCCGCCCTGCCCGGCGACGCCCAGCAGGCCTACGGCCTCGCCGCCGCACCGGCCACCCTCGACGCCATCGACAGCGAGATGCGCCGCCTCGTCGACGAGTGCTACGAGGAGGCCTGCCGCAAACTCCGCGACCACCGGGGGCAGTTGGACGCCCTCGCCCAGGCGCTGCTGGAACACGAGACGCTGGAGGAGGCGGACGCGTACCGGATCGTCGGCATCTCCCGGCTGACCAAGACCGACGCGCAGTTCTGA
- a CDS encoding class I SAM-dependent methyltransferase, whose product MTPVLVRRNLAHAGPAPRADLGARARDWSEIQERMLVPLYEAVHERLDVGPGTRLLSLGCGSGLALVMAASAGAAFTGVEPASPARLALARERLLGENPGARARAGVRLTDRLPVASADRPGGQPSAYTAITAFEPIGRVAGDAEELAGTLAAATPLARRGAPVVLVGWGPPERCATTAVLRVAAKAADQDRGTVRLRPAVRDELEDVARRAGLRPDGSGRVACPFGYAGLDSALKGLLSTGLFDAAVAATDQAQVDKEVTEALHPYLRPDGTVWMPNVFRYLIARTP is encoded by the coding sequence ATGACACCTGTGCTCGTGCGACGGAACCTGGCTCACGCGGGGCCGGCGCCCCGCGCTGATCTGGGCGCCCGCGCGCGTGACTGGTCCGAGATCCAGGAACGGATGCTGGTTCCGCTCTACGAGGCGGTCCACGAACGACTGGACGTGGGGCCGGGCACCCGGCTCCTGTCCCTCGGCTGCGGCTCCGGGCTCGCCCTGGTGATGGCGGCCTCCGCGGGCGCGGCCTTCACGGGCGTCGAGCCGGCCTCCCCCGCCCGGCTGGCCCTCGCCCGCGAGCGGCTGCTCGGCGAGAACCCGGGGGCACGCGCGCGTGCGGGCGTCCGGCTCACGGACCGCCTGCCCGTGGCGTCCGCGGACCGGCCGGGCGGACAGCCGTCCGCGTACACGGCGATCACGGCCTTCGAGCCGATCGGGCGCGTGGCGGGCGACGCGGAGGAACTGGCCGGGACGCTGGCGGCCGCGACGCCGCTCGCCCGGCGCGGCGCGCCGGTGGTGCTGGTGGGCTGGGGCCCGCCCGAGCGCTGCGCCACCACGGCGGTGCTGCGGGTCGCGGCCAAGGCGGCCGACCAGGACCGCGGCACGGTCCGTCTGCGTCCGGCGGTCCGCGACGAACTGGAGGACGTAGCCCGGCGGGCCGGACTGCGGCCTGACGGCTCGGGACGGGTGGCCTGCCCGTTCGGGTACGCCGGCCTGGACAGCGCCCTCAAGGGGCTGCTCTCCACGGGCCTGTTCGACGCGGCGGTCGCGGCGACCGACCAGGCGCAGGTCGACAAGGAGGTCACGGAGGCGCTGCACCCGTACCTGCGGCCGGACGGGACGGTGTGGATGCCGAACGTGTTCCGGTACCTGATCGCCCGTACCCCCTGA
- the rpsP gene encoding 30S ribosomal protein S16 codes for MAVKIKLKRLGKIRSPHYRIVVADSRTRRDGRAIEEIGKYQPTYHPSIIEVDADRVAYWLGVGAQPTEPVLAILKKTGDWQKFKGEPAPAPLLVAEPKKARPVFEALGGDDSGKGEAITQKKKAEKKDEAAAESSESTEA; via the coding sequence GTGGCAGTCAAGATCAAGCTGAAGCGTCTGGGCAAGATCCGTTCGCCTCACTACCGCATCGTCGTCGCCGACTCCCGTACCCGTCGTGACGGTCGTGCGATCGAGGAGATCGGCAAGTACCAGCCGACGTACCACCCGTCGATCATCGAGGTGGACGCCGACCGTGTGGCGTACTGGCTGGGTGTCGGCGCGCAGCCGACCGAGCCCGTCCTCGCCATCCTGAAGAAGACCGGCGACTGGCAGAAGTTCAAGGGCGAGCCCGCCCCGGCGCCGCTGCTCGTCGCCGAGCCGAAGAAGGCCCGCCCGGTGTTCGAGGCCCTCGGTGGCGACGACTCGGGCAAGGGTGAGGCGATCACCCAGAAGAAGAAGGCCGAGAAGAAGGACGAGGCTGCCGCCGAGTCCTCCGAGTCGACCGAGGCCTGA
- a CDS encoding RNA-binding protein has protein sequence MLEEALEHLVKGIVDNPDDVQVASRDLRRGRVLEVRVHPDDLGKVIGRNGRTARALRTVVGAIGGRGVRVDLVDVDHVR, from the coding sequence ATGCTCGAAGAGGCGCTTGAGCACCTCGTGAAGGGCATCGTCGACAACCCCGACGATGTGCAGGTCGCCTCGCGCGACCTGCGCCGCGGGCGCGTGCTCGAGGTCCGGGTCCACCCGGACGACCTCGGCAAGGTGATCGGCCGCAACGGCCGCACCGCGCGCGCTCTGCGCACCGTCGTGGGCGCCATCGGCGGCCGGGGCGTCCGCGTCGACCTCGTCGACGTGGATCACGTCCGCTGA
- the rimM gene encoding ribosome maturation factor RimM (Essential for efficient processing of 16S rRNA), which translates to MQLVVARIGRAHGIKGEVTVEVRTDEPELRLAPGAVLSTDPASTGPLTIETGRVHSGRLLLRFEGVRDRNAAEALRNTLLIAEVDPEALPEEEDEYYDHQLMDLDVVTKDGEEVGRITEISHLPSQDLFIVERPDGSEVMIPFVESIVTEIDLEEQRAVIDPPPGLIDDRAEIASSRDAAEDATEDATEDGS; encoded by the coding sequence GTGCAGCTCGTAGTCGCACGGATCGGCCGCGCCCACGGCATCAAGGGCGAGGTCACCGTCGAGGTACGCACCGACGAGCCGGAACTGCGGCTCGCGCCCGGCGCCGTCCTGTCCACGGACCCGGCCTCGACCGGCCCGCTGACCATCGAGACCGGCCGGGTGCACAGCGGCCGTCTCCTCCTGCGCTTCGAGGGCGTCCGCGACCGCAACGCCGCCGAAGCCCTGCGCAACACGCTCCTCATCGCCGAGGTCGACCCCGAGGCGCTGCCCGAGGAGGAGGACGAGTACTACGACCACCAGCTGATGGACCTGGACGTCGTCACCAAGGACGGCGAGGAGGTCGGCCGGATCACCGAGATCTCCCACCTCCCCTCCCAGGACCTCTTCATCGTCGAGCGGCCCGACGGCAGCGAGGTGATGATCCCGTTCGTCGAGTCGATCGTCACCGAGATCGACCTGGAGGAGCAGCGGGCGGTCATCGACCCGCCGCCCGGCCTGATCGACGACCGCGCCGAGATCGCCTCCTCCCGCGACGCGGCCGAGGACGCGACCGAGGACGCGACCGAGGACGGGTCCTGA
- the trmD gene encoding tRNA (guanosine(37)-N1)-methyltransferase TrmD — MRLDVVTIFPEYLEPLNVSLVGKARARGQLDVRVHDLREWTYDRHNTVDDTPYGGGPGMVMKTDPWGDALDSVLADGYETGAHAPAIVVPTPSGRPFTQELAVELSERPWLIFTPARYEGIDRRIVDEYATRLPVYEVSIGDYVLAGGEAAVLVVTEAVARLLPGVLGNAESHRDDSFAPGAMANLLEGPVYTKPPAWRGREIPEVLISGHHGKIARWRRDEALRRTTANRPDLIERCPPEAFDKKDREMLSILGWTPDPEGSPHGRFWRRTGGVEQ, encoded by the coding sequence ATGCGCCTCGACGTCGTCACGATCTTCCCCGAGTACCTGGAGCCGCTGAACGTCTCCCTCGTCGGCAAGGCCCGCGCGCGCGGGCAGCTCGACGTGCGCGTGCACGACCTGCGGGAATGGACGTACGACCGGCACAACACGGTCGACGACACTCCGTACGGCGGCGGCCCCGGCATGGTCATGAAGACCGACCCCTGGGGCGACGCCCTCGACTCCGTCCTGGCCGACGGTTACGAGACCGGCGCGCACGCCCCGGCGATCGTCGTCCCGACGCCGAGCGGACGCCCCTTCACCCAGGAACTGGCCGTCGAGCTCTCCGAGCGCCCCTGGCTCATCTTCACGCCGGCCCGCTACGAGGGCATCGACCGGCGCATCGTCGACGAGTACGCCACCAGGCTCCCCGTCTACGAGGTCTCCATCGGCGACTACGTGCTGGCCGGCGGGGAGGCCGCCGTACTGGTCGTCACCGAGGCGGTGGCCCGGCTGCTGCCCGGCGTGCTCGGCAACGCCGAGTCCCACCGCGACGACTCCTTCGCCCCCGGCGCCATGGCCAACCTCCTGGAAGGCCCCGTCTACACCAAGCCGCCCGCCTGGCGCGGCCGGGAGATCCCGGAGGTGCTGATCAGCGGGCACCACGGCAAAATCGCCCGCTGGCGGCGCGACGAGGCGCTGCGCCGCACCACCGCCAACCGGCCCGACCTGATAGAGCGCTGCCCGCCGGAGGCCTTCGACAAGAAGGACCGCGAGATGCTCTCCATCCTGGGCTGGACACCCGACCCCGAGGGCTCGCCCCACGGTCGATTTTGGCGCAGGACCGGCGGCGTGGAACAATAG